In one window of Oncorhynchus gorbuscha isolate QuinsamMale2020 ecotype Even-year linkage group LG23, OgorEven_v1.0, whole genome shotgun sequence DNA:
- the LOC124010634 gene encoding inositol-trisphosphate 3-kinase B-like — MCPFNNTNTSLSHVICNFQLSEGGEVLKRFSEVEAVCLQALMADPLRPFVPQYHGSVNRGGNSYIRLEDLLSGLKNPVIMDCKMGVRTYQEEELTKSHTNPTLRTDMYQKMVKVDPAALTVEEHEQRGVTKWRYLQWRDNNSSTSTLGFRIEGIMMENGSVQRDFKMLTPAQVTEALLSFTNSHLHILKAYHSRLQALDEALKESPFFKAHEVIGSSLLFVHDWTSKASIWMIDFGKTTPSPSTVQLRHDVPWAEGNREDGYLIGLAALTSLVGQAISQAACRQEENHGEEMGSVTHTLQEQEHTQTKSQGGQGEAAQNEDTSD, encoded by the exons ATGTGTCCAttcaacaacacaaacacatcgCTATCGCACgttatat GTAACTTCCAGCTGAGTGAGGGGGGCGAGGTGCTGAAGCGTTTCAGTGAGGTGGAGGCTGTGTGTCTGCAGGCCCTCATGGCTGACCCCCTGCGTCCGTTTGTACCGCAGTACCATGGCTCGGTCAACAGGGGGGGTAACAGTTACATCCGCCTGGAGGACTTACTGAGTGGCCTGAAGAACCCTGTCATCATGGACTGCAAGATGGGCGTGag GACATATCAGGAGGAGGAATTAACCAAATCACACACCAATCCCACCCTGAGGACTGATATGTACCAGAAGATGGTAAAAGTTGATCCAGCGGCTCTCACTGTGGAGGAACATGAGCAGCGAGGCGTGACGAAGTGGCGCTACCTGCAGTGGAGGGATAACAACAGCTCCACCTCCACACTAGGCTTCAGGATTGAGGGCATCATG ATGGAGAACGGCAGCGTACAGCGGGACTTTAAGATGCTCACCCCAGCCCAGGTCACCGaggccctcctctccttcaccaaCAGTCATCTACACATCCTG AAGGCCTACCATTCCAGACTTCAGGCTCTGGATGAAGCCCTGAAGGAATCCCCATTTTTCAAAGCCCATGAG GTGATTGGCAGCTCGCTCCTCTTCGTCCACGACTGGACCAGTAAGGCCAGCATCTGGATGATAGACTTTGGGAAGACCACCCCGTCGCCCAGCACTGTGCAGCTGAGGCATGACGTCCCGTGGGCCGAGGGGAATCGGGAGGATGGGTACCTGATCGGGCTGGCCGCCCTCACCTCCCTCGTGGGTCAGGCCATCAGCCAGGCAGCCTGCAGACAGGAGGAGAaccatggagaggagatgggcagtgtcacacacaccctgcaggaacaggaacacacacagactaaAAGTCAGGGTGGTCAGGGCGAGGCAGCACAGAATGAAGATACTTCTGATTGA